A region from the Triticum urartu cultivar G1812 chromosome 1, Tu2.1, whole genome shotgun sequence genome encodes:
- the LOC125533974 gene encoding cortical cell-delineating protein-like, with amino-acid sequence MHPKPKHYYYSSTPTIAMASKAALFVALSLLLSAVAAHSCGSTYCQPPVVVPTPPVVVPPPYHGGGGHGHGHGGQCSINVLNLRVCANVLGGLLGLKIGVPAHDQCCPLLQGLADLDAAVCLCTAVRANILGLHLNVPVDISLLLNHCGKTCPSNFICPAHQTDVLFHGH; translated from the coding sequence ATGCATCCCAAACCAAAGCACTACTACTACTCTAGCACACCCACAATCGCAATGGCATCCAAAGCTGCCCTCTTCGTGGCCCTgagcctcctcctctccgccgtcgccgcccaCAGCTGCGGAAGCACCTATTGCCAACCGCCCGTCGTCGTGCCGACACCACCCGTCGTCGTTCCGCCGCCATACCATGGAGGAGGAGGGCACGGTCACGGCCACGGCGGGCAGTGCTCCATCAACGTGCTCAACCTGAGGGTGTGCGCCAACGTTCTCGGCGGACTGCTCGGCCTCAAGATCGGCGTTCCGGCGCACGACCAATGCTGCCCGCTGCTCCAGGGGTTGGCCGACCTGGACGCCGCCGTCTGCCTCTGCACCGCCGTCAGGGCCAACATCCTCGGCCTCCACCTCAACGTGCCTGTGGACATCAGCCTCCTCCTCAACCACTGCGGCAAGACGTGCCCGTCCAATTTCATTTGCCCAGCCCATCAAACGGACGTGCTGTTTCACGGGCACTGA